The Erythrobacter sp. SDW2 region GCATTGGCCCGCGCGCCAAGCCGGACGAGACCCGCGCCAATTATCGCCGCGGTGTGCAGCGCATCACCCGCGCCTTCATGGATTGCGAAGTGCCCCTGATTGCCGCGGTGAACGGCCATGCGGTTGGGCTAGGCTGCGACCTTGCCTGCCTGTGCGACATCCGGCTCGCGGCCGGGAGCGCGAAGTTCTCGGCCAGCTTCATCAAGGTCGGGATCGTCCCCGGCGATGGCGGTGCCTGGTCGCTGCAGCGCGTCGTAGGCTATTCGCAGGCGGCGGAGATGTTCCTGACCGGCGACCGCTACTCGGCCGACGAAGCCAAAAGCTTCGGTTTGGTCAGCCGCGTTGTTCCCGACGATCAGTTGATGGCCGCCGCCATGGACATCGCCGAGCGCATTGCTGCCAATCCGGCCCGCTCGCTGCGCCTGACCAAGCGCCTGCTGCGCGAGGCCCAGCATAGCCGGATGTCGGATATCCTCGAGTTGTCCGCCGCCTATCAGGCCCTCGCCCATACCACCGACGACCATGCCGAGGCCGTCGATGCATTCATGGAGAAGCGCGAGCCTAAGTTTACCGGCGGCTAGATGACATTGCGCGGGTGGGCTTCACAAGACCAGGCTGTCGAAGCTACCGAGCGATAACGTGGACATTCGAAGAGGAACCGCCATGAGCAACCACGACGACGAATGGGTCCGTCGCCCCGCCAGCGCCGAGCAGGGCACAAATTGCACCGCCGAGCAGTACGCGGCAATGTACGCCCGTTCGAACGACGACAGCGACGGTTTCTGGGCCGAGCAGGCGCAGCGGCTCGACTGGTTCAGCCCGCCCACCAAAATCGCCAACTGGAGCTTCGATCCGGTCAGCATCAAGTGGTTCGAGGACGGCTCGCTCAACATCTGCCACAATGCCGTCGACCGCCACGTCGCCGCCGGCAGGGGCGACACTGTCGCACTGATCTTCGAGCCTGACGATCCGGCAGGCGAAGTGCGCCGCATCACCTATGCCGAGCTGCAACGCGAAGTCATCCGTATGGCGAATACCTTCAAGAAGCTCGGCGTGCAGAAGGGTGACCGGGTCACGATCTACATGCCGATGGTGCCCGAAGGTGCGGTAGCGATGCTCGCCTGCGCCCGCATCGGGGCGGTGCATTCGGTCATCTTCGGCGGCTTCTCGCCCGATGCGATTGCAGGCCGCGTGGAGGATTGCGAGAGTGACTGGATCGTCACCGCCGATGAAGGACTGCGCGGCTCGAAGAAAATCCCGCTCAAGGCGAATGTCGACGCCGCGCTGGAGAAAGTCAGCGCCAAGGGCGTGCTGGTGCTACGCCACACCGGTGGTAAGGTCAGCATGTCCGCAGGTCGCGACCACTGGTACCACGAGTTGTGCGAAGGTGTGTCCGGCGAATGCCCCTGCGAGCCGATGAACGCCGAAGATCCGCTCTTTATCCTATACACAAGTGGTTCAACCGGCAAGCCCAAGGGCGTGCTCCATACCACCGGCGGCTATGCGGTCTGGACCGAAACGACCTTCCGCTACATTTTCGACTATCGCCCCGGCGAAGTGTTCTGGTGCACCGCCGATATCGGCTGGGTCACCGGCCACAGCTATATCGTCTATGGCCCGCTGCAGAACGGCGCGACCGCGCTGATGTTCGAAGGCGTGCCCAATTACCCGGACCATGACCGGTTCTGGGCGGTGTGCGAGAAGCACAAGGTCAATATCTTCTACACCGCCCCCACCGCGATCCGCGCGCTGATGCGCGAGGGCGACGGGCATGTGACAAAGCACGATCTTTCCTCGATCCGCCTGCTCGGCAGTGTCGGCGAGCCGATCAACCCCGAGGCCTGGCGCTGGTATCACGACACTGTCGGCAAGGGCGCGGTCCCGATCATCGACACCTGGTGGCAGACCGAGACCGGCGGCTGCATGATCACCACCCTGCCCGGCGCGCACGACATGAAGCCGGGCAGCGCCGGCAGGCCGTTCTTCGGCGTTTGTCCGCAGCTGGTCGATGGCGACGGCAATGTGCTGGACGGCGCGACCAGCGGGAACCTGTGCATCACCCGCAGCTGGCCTGGCCAGGCGCGCACTGTCTTTGGCGATCACGAACGCTTCGTGCAGACCTATTTCAGCACCTATAAGGGCAAATATTTCACCGGTGACGGCTGCCGCCGTGATGCCGACGATTACTACTGGATCACCGGCCGGGTCGACGATGTCATCAACGTCAGCGGCCACCGCATGGGCACCGCAGAGGTCGAAAGCGCCCTGGTGCTGCATCCAAAGGTCAGCGAAGCGGCGGTCGTCGGCTTCCCGCACGACATCAAGGGCCAGGGCATCTACTGCTACGTCACGCTGATGGAGGGCGTGGAGGAAAGCGAAGAACTGACCGCTGAACTGCGCCAATGGGTGCGCAAGGAAATCGGTCCCATCGCCACGCCCGATCACCTCCACTTCACCCCGGCCCTGCCCAAGACCCGCAGCGGCAAGATCATGCGGCGCATCCTGCGCAAGATCGGCGAGAACGACTTCGGCGCGTTGGGCGACACCTCGACCTTGGCGGACCCATCGGTGGTCGAAAGCCTGATCGAAGGGCGCAAGAACCGCTAGGGGAAGTGCGTCTCACGCATCGGTTCTTGCGCTCATGCACGTTGAAACGCGCCTTGTCGCGGTCCATACCCACGGGATGAAACCGCAAGTCACTGTCTGGTATGATGGCGCATGCCCGCTGTGTCGGCGCGAAATTGCGGTGATGCGACGGCTCGATGGTCAGCAGCGAATCGAATTTATCGATGTCGCCGAAGAGGGCGACGCGGGCTGTCCCATCGACAAGGCCGAACTGCTGGCCCGTTTTCATGCACGCGAAAACGGCAGGCTATACTCGGGCGCGGCAGCGTTTGCCGCCATGTGGCGCGCTATCCCGATTTTGCGGCCTATCGGATTGGCTGCCAAGAGCCCGTTGATCGAGGCGGTCTTTGAACGCCTTTACCTCCTTTTCCTGCGCCAGCGGCCGAAGCTGCAGCGTCTTTTCGAGGCGTCTTCAGGATGAGCAGCGATCAAGCTAGAACTCCATCCGCATTCCTTCTCCGGCACAGCTAATCGTCTCTTCGCTCCGGGCTGCGAAGGAATCTCCACCTCCGTCACCCCCGTGAACAGGTCGATCGTCAAGGCCCCGCGCGGATTCTCATCGCTCCATTGCACATCCGGACCGCCGGGAATGATAGCACCTGTACGAACGAACAGCGGTACCCGCTCGCGTGGCGCACCTGCAACGATGGTCCGGCCACCTGGAATCCTGCGCCCGGTTTGCGCATCAAACCATTCGCTTCCCGCAGGAAGGTAAACTTCCCGCTGGCGAGCTTCGAATTCGGTCACGGGAGCGACCAGCAGCGAAGGGTCAAAGAGGTATTGGTCGTGGGTCCAGTCGGGCACAGCCGCCAGGCTAAGGTTGAGCCCGGCGCTGATCTGGTCGCGCAGGTCGCCCACCGTGCTGCAACATCGCCCGACCGCAGCGCTGAAGAGGTCCGCTGGATACCGCCAAAGCCGCTCCGCGTCAGGATGAAAGGGCGCTGGTCCGGCGGTGCCGCGCGCGGGCCGTTCGCGACCCTTCGGCGCGCATCAGCGGATAGCAATTGAAGATAGCCGCACCGGGGATGCAGGTGGCGGGCGAAGTCATCTGTCCGTCCTTGCCGAAGGCGGACACTGCACCATCGCCAAGCGAAAGGACGATGGACGAATGATCCGTAGCGAGCCTGGCCTGATCTTCGATCAGCGAGAACACCGGCTCGCCGTCCGGTTCCTTAACCACCATCGGCGTCGGGCGTTCGAGCGGCGGAAGTTCCTTACCCACCGAAACGCGAACGTGCCATCGGCGTACGCCAGCACGCGCACCCTCTTGCCGTCATCGGCGGTCATTTCCATGCCATGGGGGAGCCGATGCGCCTCACCTGCCACTGCCTCGCCAGACCACAGCATGAGCGAGAACATCAGGCTTGCGATGCCCAAGGCCAGAACGCGCTGGTGTTTAGTTGATATCGCTACCACCCGGCTGCCGGATTGGTTCACAATTCCCTCCTCGCCATCCTTGGCCCTTTTATGACGAGCCTCTTCAGCACGTTTGCCGCAGTCGACTGAATTCGCCCAAACGCGCCCGGATTGACACCGGCGATTCAGGAAGGTACCAAAAATGTTAGCGCTCACAATAGGGCGGGTGAACCGGCGAGAGGGTCGCCAGTGTCACCCAGGGAGGGATCGAATATGGCCGCGACCGGCAAGACTTTGATTGCACTCTGCGCAGTACTTTTCGTCGGCTGCACAGGCAGGGGCGCGCCAGCGGCCATCGCCGGACCCGCCTCCGGCGAGGCTCTCACCGCCGATGAGCGCGGCATCGCCCATCCCGAGCAATGGCCGGCCTACGCATATCCGGTTCCCCTCCAATCCGACGACGAGGCACGCATTGCGTCGCTGCTCGCCAGGATGACGCTGGAAGAGAAGATCGGCCAGCTCGTCCAGGCCGACCTTTGCTGCGTGACGCCCGATGACGTGCGCAAGTACAACCTCGGCTCGATCCTCGTCGGCGGCAACAGCGGCCCGAACGGCAACGACCTGTCTCCGGCACCCGACTGGCTCAAGGCAGCCGACGATTTCTACCTGGCATCGATCGACACCTCCGATGGCGGCGTCGGTATCCCCGTCGTGTGGGGCACCGATGCGGTGCATGGGCACTCCAACATCATCGGAGCGACCATCTTCCCGCACAATATCGGGCTTGGCGCGATGCGCGACGTCGCCCTGATCGAGAGAATCGGCGAAGTCACCGCGAAGGAAATCCGCGTCACGGGGCAGGAATGGACCTTTGCCCCGACCGTCGCCGTGCCGCAGGACTTTCGCTGGGGGCGGGCCTATGAAGGCTACTCCTCCGATCCCGATCTCGTCGCATCCTATGTCGGCGCGATGGTGCGCGGCCTGCAAGGGCCGCCGACCAACGACAACCTGCTCGCCGGGCCCTATGTCATCGCATCGACCAAGCACTTCCTCGCCGATGGCGGGACTGACAATGGCGTCGACCAGGGCGACAGCTCGATCAGCGAGGCCGAACTGCGCGATATACATGGCAAGCCTTACGGTCCGGCCATCGCGGAGGGGGTTTCGACGGTGATGGTGAGCTTTTCCAGTTGGCAGGGCGTCAAGATGACCGGCAACAAGTCGCTGGTGACAGGCGTGCTGAAGAAGCGAATGGATTTCGGCGGCTTCGTCGTTTCCGACTGGAACGCCCACGGCCAGGTCGCCGGCTGCACCAATGAGAGCTGCCCGCAAGCGCTGATGGCGGGGATCGACATGTATATGGCGCCCGACACCTGGAAGCCGATCTACGAAGACCTGCTCGCCCGCGCAAAGGCCGGGGAAATCCCGATGGAGCGGATCGACGATGCGGTGACCAAGATCCTGCGGGTCAAGGGCAGACTCGGCCTGTTCGACGCTGGGAAGCCGTCGTCGCGTCCGTTCTCCGGCCAGTACGAGTTACTCGGCGCGCCCGAGCATCGCGAGATTGCGCGCGAAGCAGTGCGCAAGTCGTTGGTCTTGCTCAAGAACGACGGGGTCCTGCCGATCGCGCCGGGTGGCAGGCTGCTGGTGGCCGGCGAAGGCGCTGACAACATTGCCCGCCAGTCGGGCGGCTGGACATTGAGCTGGCAGGGGACCGGCATCGACAACAGTCACTTCCCCGGAGCGACATCGATCTGGGCCGGGCTCAACCAGGCAGTGACTGCCGCCGGCGGAAGCGCGGAACTCTCGCCCGACGGCAGCTTTGCCGTCCGGCCGGATGCAGCGGTGGTCGTGTTCGGCGAGACGCCTTATGCCGAGTTCCAGGGTGACCGCGCAGTCCTTGCGCTCGATCCGGAACTGACCGGGCCGTTCGAGACGATGAGAAAACTCAAGGCGCAGGGCATCCCGGTGGTGGCGCTGATGATCACCGGCCGACCGCTCTACGCCAATCCCGCGCTGAATGCGGCGGATGCGTTCGTCGTGGCATGGCTGCCGGGTAGCGAAGGCGGTGGCATCGCGGATGTTCTTATCGGCAAGGACGATGGCAGCGCGCGCTACGATTTTACCGGCAAGCTTCCCGCAGCATGGCCCCGGACTGCGGACATGGCCGATGGTGCCCTGTTCGACTTCGGTTACGGCCTGACCTATGCCAGCCCGCCGACCGTTTGGCCCGACCTCCCCGAGCTCGATGCCTCCGCTCTTGGCGGCGACAGCCGTCTCTGGTTCAGTGCAGGTCTCCCGGCTGCGCGCTGGTCGCTGCTGGTCAACGGAGAAACCACTGGCGAGCAGACCCGCATCACCACCCTCCCCGCCGTCGCGCTGGGCGGTCGGGTCCGCGTAACGGCGGAGAACTACCTGGTGCAAGAAGGCGCTCGACGGTTCGCCATCGATGGCGGTACCGCGAATGTGGCGCTGCGCAATTTCGAAGCGGTCGATATCGCCAAGGAAACCAACGCCGACGTCCTCCTGCTTGCCACGATCAAGGTATGGGACGCACCTGACAGAGCGATGATCGGTGCAATCGGACCGGCGACGCGGGGCTTTACCGCTTTCACCTTGCCGCAGGGCAATGACTGGGTCCGTTACGGCA contains the following coding sequences:
- a CDS encoding DUF393 domain-containing protein, giving the protein MKPQVTVWYDGACPLCRREIAVMRRLDGQQRIEFIDVAEEGDAGCPIDKAELLARFHARENGRLYSGAAAFAAMWRAIPILRPIGLAAKSPLIEAVFERLYLLFLRQRPKLQRLFEASSG
- the acs gene encoding acetate--CoA ligase translates to MSNHDDEWVRRPASAEQGTNCTAEQYAAMYARSNDDSDGFWAEQAQRLDWFSPPTKIANWSFDPVSIKWFEDGSLNICHNAVDRHVAAGRGDTVALIFEPDDPAGEVRRITYAELQREVIRMANTFKKLGVQKGDRVTIYMPMVPEGAVAMLACARIGAVHSVIFGGFSPDAIAGRVEDCESDWIVTADEGLRGSKKIPLKANVDAALEKVSAKGVLVLRHTGGKVSMSAGRDHWYHELCEGVSGECPCEPMNAEDPLFILYTSGSTGKPKGVLHTTGGYAVWTETTFRYIFDYRPGEVFWCTADIGWVTGHSYIVYGPLQNGATALMFEGVPNYPDHDRFWAVCEKHKVNIFYTAPTAIRALMREGDGHVTKHDLSSIRLLGSVGEPINPEAWRWYHDTVGKGAVPIIDTWWQTETGGCMITTLPGAHDMKPGSAGRPFFGVCPQLVDGDGNVLDGATSGNLCITRSWPGQARTVFGDHERFVQTYFSTYKGKYFTGDGCRRDADDYYWITGRVDDVINVSGHRMGTAEVESALVLHPKVSEAAVVGFPHDIKGQGIYCYVTLMEGVEESEELTAELRQWVRKEIGPIATPDHLHFTPALPKTRSGKIMRRILRKIGENDFGALGDTSTLADPSVVESLIEGRKNR
- a CDS encoding glycoside hydrolase family 3 protein, yielding MAATGKTLIALCAVLFVGCTGRGAPAAIAGPASGEALTADERGIAHPEQWPAYAYPVPLQSDDEARIASLLARMTLEEKIGQLVQADLCCVTPDDVRKYNLGSILVGGNSGPNGNDLSPAPDWLKAADDFYLASIDTSDGGVGIPVVWGTDAVHGHSNIIGATIFPHNIGLGAMRDVALIERIGEVTAKEIRVTGQEWTFAPTVAVPQDFRWGRAYEGYSSDPDLVASYVGAMVRGLQGPPTNDNLLAGPYVIASTKHFLADGGTDNGVDQGDSSISEAELRDIHGKPYGPAIAEGVSTVMVSFSSWQGVKMTGNKSLVTGVLKKRMDFGGFVVSDWNAHGQVAGCTNESCPQALMAGIDMYMAPDTWKPIYEDLLARAKAGEIPMERIDDAVTKILRVKGRLGLFDAGKPSSRPFSGQYELLGAPEHREIAREAVRKSLVLLKNDGVLPIAPGGRLLVAGEGADNIARQSGGWTLSWQGTGIDNSHFPGATSIWAGLNQAVTAAGGSAELSPDGSFAVRPDAAVVVFGETPYAEFQGDRAVLALDPELTGPFETMRKLKAQGIPVVALMITGRPLYANPALNAADAFVVAWLPGSEGGGIADVLIGKDDGSARYDFTGKLPAAWPRTADMADGALFDFGYGLTYASPPTVWPDLPELDASALGGDSRLWFSAGLPAARWSLLVNGETTGEQTRITTLPAVALGGRVRVTAENYLVQEGARRFAIDGGTANVALRNFEAVDIAKETNADVLLLATIKVWDAPDRAMIGAIGPATRGFTAFTLPQGNDWVRYGIPLKCLRSKGADVAELTEPFVLTTTGKADYAIGEVRLGTDADVVLPCN
- a CDS encoding crotonase/enoyl-CoA hydratase family protein; the protein is MGDFVKLEKRGKVAIMTLNSPETLNAIGTQEDCEDVIAALHAIGEDTGVSCAILTGTGKGFSAGGNIKAMKEKTGIGPRAKPDETRANYRRGVQRITRAFMDCEVPLIAAVNGHAVGLGCDLACLCDIRLAAGSAKFSASFIKVGIVPGDGGAWSLQRVVGYSQAAEMFLTGDRYSADEAKSFGLVSRVVPDDQLMAAAMDIAERIAANPARSLRLTKRLLREAQHSRMSDILELSAAYQALAHTTDDHAEAVDAFMEKREPKFTGG
- a CDS encoding TIM-barrel domain-containing protein, whose translation is MLSADARRRVANGPRAAPPDQRPFILTRSGFGGIQRTSSALRSGDVAARWATCATRSAPGSTLAWRLCPTGPTTNTSLTLRCWSLP
- a CDS encoding TIM-barrel domain-containing protein — translated: MGDLRDQISAGLNLSLAAVPDWTHDQYLFDPSLLVAPVTEFEARQREVYLPAGSEWFDAQTGRRIPGGRTIVAGAPRERVPLFVRTGAIIPGGPDVQWSDENPRGALTIDLFTGVTEVEIPSQPGAKRRLAVPEKECGWSSSLIAAHPEDASKRRCSFGRWRRKRR